A single Tachypleus tridentatus isolate NWPU-2018 chromosome 9, ASM421037v1, whole genome shotgun sequence DNA region contains:
- the LOC143226138 gene encoding uncharacterized protein LOC143226138 translates to MALHMIDFDFESIDSLLGLCSSTEEFTQRSCTEQDQHEQGGRNSSFQTTIVKGDPPADAVSMTPVQDHLFPFTTTPSIFENHIDAVSTTVFSRDTDEKNVVAFNASPLEDTTDERCAPSTLKSHLTTSNKSEVENRKSCSSSGDSSSYASVELPCLEYNLRPRSIRNRIETEIRRQTKKKRVPKQKPPPLSKYRRKTANERERSRMKEINEAFEKLRNAVPAFPVENKTENAKLTKITTLRLAINYISALAEVLRKTGNDELSPDGSSEAGSLAEMGHSLHGLTNESLDSEGDSMQLSDESFL, encoded by the coding sequence ATGGCTCTCCATATGATAGATTTTGACTTCGAATCCATTGATTCGTTGTTGGGACTCTGCTCGTCAACAGAAGAGTTTACACAACGTTCCTGTACTGAACAGGATCAACATGAACAAGGTGGAAGAAACAGTTCCTTCCAGACAACAATAGTCAAGGGAGACCCCCCCGCAGATGCTGTTTCAATGACACCTGTCCAAGATCACCTGTTTCCATTTACAACGACTCCATCTATATTTGAGAATCACATAGATGCTGTAAGTACAACAGTGTTTTCGCGTGATACTGATGAGAAGAACGTTGTTGCATTCAACGCTTCACCACTAGAAGATACAACTGACGAACGATGTGCGCCATCTACATTGAAATCTCATTTGACTACAAGCAATAAAAGTGAAGTTGAAAATAGAAAATCTTGCTCGTCATCAGGTGATAGTTCCAGCTACGCAAGTGTTGAGTTACCTTGTTTGGAATATAACCTGCGACCAAGGTCGATTCGAAATcgtattgaaacagagattagaCGACAGACGAAGAAGAAACGTGTTCCGAAACAGAAACCCCCTCCACTGAGTAAATACCGCAGGAAAACTGCCAATGAGCGCGAACGATCTAGAATGAAAGAAATTAACGAGGCCTTTGAAAAGTTGCGTAACGCTGTACCTGCTTTTCctgttgaaaataaaacagaaaacgcAAAACTAACTAAAATTACTACGTTGCGGTTGGCCATCAACTATATATCTGCTCTTGCAGAAGTTCTCCGTAAAACGGGCAACGACGAACTTTCTCCTGACGGTTCTTCTGAAGCAGGTTCTCTTGCAGAGATGGGACACTCCCTACATGGTTTAACGAATGAAAGCTTGGACTCGGAAGGTGATAGCATGCAGTTAAGTGATGAATCTTTTTTATAG